A genomic segment from Clostridium pasteurianum BC1 encodes:
- the hepT gene encoding type VII toxin-antitoxin system HepT family RNase toxin yields MMNNIDLPKIKQKIVFMQGNLDKLKKLQNISKDIFLKDFRNVDSAKYLLQVTIEAMLDISNHIIARNRWGKPETNKESFEILAGKNIIEEKYVDTYFSMAKFRNRIVHMYFNVSDEMIYEINQNNLEEFEVFVNNIVKNIDVQE; encoded by the coding sequence ATGATGAATAATATTGATTTACCTAAAATAAAACAAAAAATAGTGTTTATGCAAGGCAATTTAGATAAGTTGAAGAAATTACAAAATATTTCGAAAGATATATTTCTAAAAGATTTTAGAAATGTAGATAGTGCAAAGTATTTGTTACAGGTTACAATTGAAGCTATGCTGGATATAAGTAATCATATAATAGCTAGAAATAGATGGGGAAAACCAGAAACTAACAAAGAGAGTTTTGAAATACTTGCAGGTAAAAATATTATTGAAGAAAAATATGTAGATACTTATTTTTCTATGGCTAAATTTAGAAACAGAATTGTCCATATGTATTTTAATGTTAGTGATGAAATGATCTATGAAATAAATCAGAATAATTTAGAAGAATTTGAAGTTTTTGTTAATAATATAGTTAAAAATATAGATGTACAAGAATAA
- the mntA gene encoding type VII toxin-antitoxin system MntA family adenylyltransferase antitoxin has product MLNIENKIESLKKYFSQQPDILGVWIIGSYGTEYQRENSDIDFAILYNKNINDLEEIKFACDITEILKIDNIDTINLRKAPITLQFKTIKEGRNLYEKDYIKVCDYIEYVINNYGDKKYYLDQFERDYFGSLSDK; this is encoded by the coding sequence TTGCTTAATATAGAAAATAAAATAGAAAGTCTAAAAAAATATTTCAGCCAGCAGCCTGACATTTTGGGGGTGTGGATAATAGGTTCTTATGGAACTGAATATCAAAGAGAAAATAGCGATATTGATTTTGCCATACTTTATAATAAAAATATAAATGATTTAGAAGAAATTAAGTTTGCCTGCGATATTACGGAAATACTTAAAATAGACAATATTGATACTATAAATTTAAGAAAAGCACCAATTACTCTTCAATTTAAGACTATAAAAGAAGGTCGAAATCTGTATGAAAAGGATTATATAAAAGTGTGTGATTATATAGAATATGTAATAAATAATTATGGAGATAAAAAATATTATTTAGATCAATTTGAAAGAGACTATTTTGGAAGTTTATCAGATAAATAG
- a CDS encoding 4Fe-4S binding protein — MDKQKLIKMASYFVQNSEENIINEKIALSKNVVGIKIYDDPIFGFGDASDEYFELLKKPEIIGEHFLPPKQWLPESKTVISFFLPFTERVRISNRKDKLWPSEEWLHGRIEGQAFLAKLCQYLRDSLIDAGYNSIVPSQDERFWAKKGFDNNSLHSDVSFTSNWSERHVAFVCGLGTFGLSKGLITKKGIAGRFGSIVTELYLSADKREYQDVYEYCSMCGACAKNCPAKAISIDKGKNHILCSDFLGKIVEKYKPWYGCGKCQTGVPCENRIPKQYK; from the coding sequence ATGGACAAGCAAAAATTAATAAAAATGGCATCCTATTTTGTGCAAAACTCAGAAGAAAATATTATAAATGAAAAAATTGCACTTTCAAAAAATGTTGTGGGAATAAAAATTTATGATGACCCTATTTTTGGTTTTGGCGATGCAAGTGATGAATATTTTGAATTATTGAAGAAACCTGAAATAATAGGGGAGCATTTTTTACCTCCTAAACAATGGTTACCTGAATCGAAAACAGTTATCTCATTTTTTTTACCCTTTACTGAAAGAGTAAGGATATCAAATAGAAAAGACAAGCTATGGCCTTCAGAAGAATGGTTACATGGCCGTATTGAAGGCCAAGCTTTCTTAGCTAAATTGTGCCAGTATTTAAGAGACTCATTAATAGATGCCGGATATAATAGCATTGTACCATCTCAAGATGAACGCTTTTGGGCTAAAAAAGGATTTGATAACAATTCTTTGCATTCTGATGTGTCCTTTACAAGTAATTGGTCTGAAAGACATGTTGCTTTTGTATGTGGACTTGGAACTTTTGGTCTATCTAAAGGACTTATAACGAAAAAAGGTATAGCCGGAAGGTTTGGAAGTATAGTTACAGAATTATATTTGAGTGCTGACAAAAGAGAGTACCAAGATGTCTATGAATATTGTTCCATGTGTGGTGCCTGTGCAAAAAATTGTCCAGCTAAAGCTATATCCATAGATAAAGGAAAAAATCATATTCTATGTTCTGACTTTTTAGGAAAGATAGTTGAAAAATATAAACCATGGTACGGTTGTGGAAAATGTCAAACAGGAGTACCTTGTGAAAATAGAATACCTAAGCAGTACAAATAA
- a CDS encoding TetR/AcrR family transcriptional regulator gives MQKRNLTKEKIIQVAFLLADEIGLNQVTFPKIAEKLGIKYPSLYNHFNNMDDLKIEMTVYLLNKLNLKLMQKLIGKSGADAVREFAYVYRDFAFENKTAYGLFMNIPSTEDEEVNHLARETTGIIHQVLDFYIKDETHLIHKSRALRSFLHGFISLKFLGYFQNAANSEDSFQLMVEDFILSLPRK, from the coding sequence ATGCAAAAACGAAATTTAACCAAGGAAAAAATTATTCAGGTTGCTTTTTTATTGGCTGATGAAATTGGTCTTAATCAAGTTACTTTTCCAAAAATTGCAGAAAAACTTGGTATAAAATACCCATCTCTATATAATCATTTCAACAATATGGATGATCTTAAAATAGAAATGACAGTTTATCTTTTGAATAAATTGAATTTGAAATTAATGCAAAAATTAATTGGTAAAAGTGGTGCAGATGCTGTCAGAGAGTTTGCCTATGTTTATCGTGATTTTGCCTTTGAAAACAAGACTGCTTATGGGCTTTTTATGAATATTCCAAGTACAGAAGATGAGGAAGTAAATCATTTAGCGAGAGAAACTACAGGTATTATTCATCAGGTTTTAGATTTTTATATCAAGGATGAGACACATTTAATTCATAAAAGTCGAGCATTAAGAAGTTTTTTACATGGCTTTATCTCCTTAAAATTCCTTGGATATTTCCAAAATGCAGCAAATTCAGAAGACAGCTTTCAATTGATGGTAGAGGATTTTATTTTGTCCCTTCCAAGAAAATAG
- a CDS encoding multidrug efflux MFS transporter, with product MKMWKRNLIVCWFGMFVTSIGMSQIAPVLPLYIKHLGISNTALIEQFSGIAFGVTFIISAIFSPIWGQAADKVGRKPMLLRASLGMAIVVGSMGFAKNVYVLIGLRLLQGTITGYSTACTTLIATQTDDEHAGWALGTLSTANIAGSLLGPTIGGFIEEIFGLQNVFSITGALLLIAFITTALFVRESFTREDKKVLSIKEIWSIVPEKSLTITILVTFFILTVSLYSVEPIITVYVTQLSQNTSHVALIAGMAFSASGLANIIAAPRLGKLSDKIGAHKVILVALAAAGLIFIPQAFVKNSWQLMGLRFLLGLASAGLIPSVNILVKKITPSSLTGRVFGINMSAGYLGVFGGSVLGGQVSAYLGIRYVFFITSALLLINAVWVYFKVYKKLSLN from the coding sequence ATGAAAATGTGGAAAAGAAATTTAATAGTTTGTTGGTTTGGGATGTTTGTAACAAGCATAGGAATGAGTCAGATTGCACCGGTATTACCACTTTATATAAAGCATCTTGGTATATCTAATACAGCTTTAATTGAACAATTTTCAGGAATTGCTTTTGGTGTTACTTTTATAATTTCAGCTATTTTCTCACCAATTTGGGGTCAGGCTGCTGACAAGGTTGGACGAAAACCAATGCTTTTAAGAGCAAGCCTTGGTATGGCAATAGTTGTAGGCAGCATGGGCTTTGCAAAAAATGTATATGTACTTATAGGATTAAGATTATTGCAGGGGACTATAACAGGTTATAGTACAGCCTGTACTACGTTGATTGCAACTCAGACGGATGATGAACATGCAGGTTGGGCTTTAGGTACACTTTCAACAGCAAATATTGCAGGTTCTTTGCTTGGACCAACCATTGGTGGTTTTATAGAAGAGATCTTTGGTTTACAAAATGTATTTTCCATAACAGGTGCACTGCTGCTGATTGCATTTATTACAACCGCCTTATTTGTAAGGGAATCCTTTACTCGTGAAGATAAAAAGGTACTTAGTATCAAAGAAATATGGAGTATTGTTCCTGAAAAGAGCTTGACTATTACCATTCTTGTGACCTTTTTTATATTAACTGTGTCATTATATTCTGTTGAACCAATCATAACAGTATATGTTACCCAGTTATCCCAAAATACCAGTCATGTTGCGCTAATCGCAGGAATGGCATTTTCAGCCTCAGGACTTGCAAATATAATTGCTGCTCCGAGACTTGGAAAGCTTTCTGATAAAATTGGAGCACATAAAGTTATATTAGTAGCACTTGCAGCGGCAGGCCTGATTTTTATACCACAAGCCTTTGTAAAAAATTCTTGGCAGTTAATGGGCCTTCGATTTTTATTGGGATTAGCATCTGCAGGGTTGATTCCCTCTGTTAATATACTGGTGAAGAAAATCACACCATCTTCTCTTACAGGCAGAGTTTTTGGTATTAATATGTCAGCAGGATATCTAGGTGTATTTGGAGGTTCAGTTTTAGGAGGGCAAGTGTCAGCTTATTTGGGTATTAGATATGTATTTTTTATTACAAGTGCATTGCTGCTGATAAATGCAGTGTGGGTTTATTTTAAAGTTTATAAAAAACTTAGTTTAAATTAA
- a CDS encoding hydrolase: protein MENLKRSETELIKAEKTALVVIDLQNGIVSGEHSPYSSAEVVKNASKLINAFTEKGAFVVLVKVSSVDGKDMFKPSVDLKISLVQFQEGWDSYVPEIANSKNAHTITKRQWGAFYGTDLDLQLRRRGIDTIVLCGISTGIGVDTTAREAYQHGYNQIFVEDAMTARAKDEHDYVCKYIFPRIGKIRTSEEVALLLK from the coding sequence ATGGAAAATTTAAAAAGATCAGAAACTGAATTAATAAAAGCAGAAAAAACAGCTTTGGTAGTTATAGACCTGCAAAATGGAATTGTAAGCGGGGAGCATTCACCTTACAGCAGTGCAGAGGTTGTTAAAAACGCAAGCAAATTAATTAATGCATTCACAGAGAAGGGAGCCTTTGTAGTTCTTGTAAAAGTTTCTTCTGTAGATGGAAAAGATATGTTTAAACCAAGTGTAGATTTGAAAATTAGTCTAGTGCAATTTCAAGAAGGATGGGATAGCTATGTACCTGAAATAGCAAATAGTAAAAATGCTCATACTATTACCAAAAGGCAATGGGGGGCATTCTATGGTACTGACCTTGATTTACAGTTAAGACGTCGCGGAATTGATACCATTGTACTATGCGGTATTTCTACTGGAATTGGTGTGGACACTACAGCAAGAGAGGCTTATCAACATGGTTATAATCAAATTTTTGTGGAAGATGCAATGACAGCGAGAGCAAAAGATGAGCATGATTATGTTTGTAAATACATTTTCCCTAGGATAGGTAAGATTCGAACAAGTGAAGAAGTGGCTTTATTATTAAAATAA
- a CDS encoding G1 family glutamic endopeptidase: protein MKTVLKKIQIISLVALVGFGAISIINGVSFQHTTNTQYVLSKYFPKWNSIHSRESQQSQSAITTTSFPNNTEGSNNWSGQQSQSTVTTTSSPNNTEESNNWENRQPQNNITTTSLPNNTEGSSNWSGYIATPTSNSGYTSISGSWTVPNISESQRNAVAAQWIGLGGVNSTDLLQMGTMEQIENGQPMAEVFWEQLPDVSQNVMSVPIGSIINVSISNSSSSSSIWNLTFTVRTPGGKTQTQTIPVTLDSSYAQGIGTSAEWISEDPSNQNSQLIPLANMGIVKYQSALVNGQPLNALGNNVQPVAMVSSNGTVMISPSELGTDGESFTTTTSTTATTNTNSTLGYGLNGFTRHIQRRNESRFHWNR from the coding sequence ATGAAAACTGTGTTGAAAAAAATTCAAATTATATCGTTGGTGGCATTAGTGGGATTTGGAGCCATATCTATTATTAATGGTGTTTCGTTTCAGCATACTACCAATACCCAATACGTTTTATCTAAGTATTTTCCTAAGTGGAATTCAATTCATTCACGGGAAAGTCAGCAATCGCAAAGTGCTATAACTACAACAAGTTTTCCTAATAACACAGAAGGCTCTAACAATTGGAGTGGTCAGCAATCGCAGAGTACTGTAACTACAACAAGTTCTCCTAATAATACAGAAGAATCCAATAATTGGGAAAATCGGCAACCGCAAAATAATATAACTACAACAAGCCTTCCTAATAATACAGAAGGATCTAGCAATTGGTCAGGATATATAGCTACTCCTACTTCTAATAGTGGTTATACTAGCATTTCTGGCAGTTGGACAGTCCCTAATATTTCAGAAAGTCAGAGAAATGCAGTAGCTGCACAATGGATTGGCTTGGGTGGAGTAAACTCTACAGACCTTCTTCAAATGGGGACAATGGAGCAAATAGAAAATGGACAACCGATGGCAGAGGTGTTTTGGGAACAGTTGCCGGATGTTTCTCAAAATGTAATGAGCGTTCCCATTGGTTCAATTATTAATGTTAGTATATCTAATTCGTCAAGTTCAAGTTCCATATGGAATTTAACATTTACTGTACGTACACCTGGGGGTAAGACACAAACTCAAACTATACCTGTAACGTTAGATTCTTCTTATGCTCAAGGAATTGGAACATCAGCGGAATGGATTAGTGAAGATCCTTCCAACCAAAATAGTCAACTGATTCCTTTAGCGAATATGGGTATAGTGAAATACCAGTCGGCGTTGGTCAATGGTCAGCCGTTGAATGCTCTAGGCAATAATGTTCAGCCTGTTGCTATGGTATCAAGTAACGGAACTGTTATGATTTCTCCTTCTGAACTTGGGACAGATGGTGAATCATTCACCACAACTACTAGCACCACAGCCACCACAAATACCAACTCAACTCTTGGATATGGATTAAATGGGTTTACAAGACATATTCAGAGACGTAATGAAAGTCGCTTTCATTGGAATAGGTAA
- a CDS encoding macrolide family glycosyltransferase, which produces MANVLFLNFPGHGHVNPTLGLVSELIKKGEKVTYFCAENFRERIEKTGAEFKSYSGESNPFTKRRKMTSEPDISQFFDHMSEIINSSDAIIKDILGQTKNTKFDYIIYGAMFPFGNIIAQILKIPSVSSFAVFATPKELMEQRKEFMDINLIKNHPVNDIYKKVSKQLEEIYNIKMPDSMFSLFFNKGDINIAYTSKYFVAHTEYYDDSFKFIGPPIYDRKENLDFPFEKLEGKKVVYISLGTVFNNTNSKLYDIFFKTFANTDAVVVMAAYNVDLSEFNIPDNFIIKNYVPQSEILKYTDVAITHAGMNSTSDLLYNNVPFVAIPIGADQPYMAGRASELGAAISLDKDNLTPDILKNSVKKVLTDPSYVENIKKISDSFKQTGGYKKAVEEIFKLKMERGILA; this is translated from the coding sequence ATGGCAAATGTACTTTTCTTAAACTTTCCGGGTCATGGACATGTTAATCCTACATTGGGATTAGTAAGTGAATTAATAAAAAAAGGGGAAAAAGTAACTTATTTTTGTGCTGAGAATTTTAGAGAAAGAATTGAAAAAACAGGTGCTGAGTTTAAAAGCTACAGTGGTGAATCAAATCCCTTCACAAAAAGGCGTAAAATGACCAGCGAACCTGATATTAGTCAATTTTTTGACCATATGAGTGAGATAATCAATTCAAGTGATGCCATTATAAAGGATATTTTAGGTCAGACTAAAAATACAAAATTTGATTACATCATCTATGGAGCTATGTTTCCCTTTGGAAATATTATTGCTCAAATATTAAAAATACCTTCTGTTTCTTCTTTCGCAGTATTTGCTACTCCAAAGGAACTAATGGAGCAAAGAAAAGAATTCATGGATATAAACTTAATAAAAAATCATCCCGTTAATGATATCTATAAAAAAGTTTCAAAACAATTAGAAGAAATTTATAATATAAAAATGCCTGATAGCATGTTTAGCTTGTTTTTCAATAAAGGTGATATAAATATCGCCTATACTTCTAAATATTTTGTTGCACATACTGAATATTACGATGACAGCTTTAAATTTATAGGACCACCAATATATGATAGAAAAGAAAATTTAGATTTTCCTTTTGAAAAATTAGAGGGTAAAAAGGTTGTTTATATTTCATTAGGCACAGTGTTTAATAATACTAACAGTAAACTTTATGATATTTTCTTTAAAACTTTTGCCAATACTGATGCTGTTGTAGTTATGGCAGCATACAATGTAGATTTATCTGAATTTAATATACCCGATAATTTTATTATAAAAAATTATGTCCCTCAATCAGAAATTTTAAAGTATACTGACGTGGCAATAACTCATGCAGGTATGAACAGTACTAGTGACTTGTTATATAATAATGTACCCTTTGTAGCAATACCTATAGGAGCAGACCAGCCCTATATGGCTGGAAGAGCTTCTGAACTAGGAGCAGCAATTTCTCTTGACAAAGACAACCTTACTCCAGATATATTAAAAAATTCAGTTAAAAAGGTTTTAACTGATCCAAGCTATGTTGAAAATATTAAGAAAATAAGTGATTCTTTTAAACAGACTGGTGGTTATAAAAAAGCTGTTGAAGAAATTTTTAAATTAAAAATGGAAAGAGGCATTCTTGCCTAA
- a CDS encoding YoaK family protein, which translates to MIMEHIDSVKKSKIKIHLPSINSESLLLGILLATVGGFLDAYTYIGRGGVFANAQTGNLVLVAIEAVNKNYRQSLIQALPIFAFIIGIMFFEIIKKNSSIFSIGHPERFILIIEIVILFFVGFVPSGALNTIATVTISFVTSLQFASFKKLVDSPYATTMCTGNLRSASIAAYTAFTKKDHKSAIKSLRYFAIVLSFLLGAFCGGFLTSFIGPHAVWASDILLIFSLILLHIENINVPSLG; encoded by the coding sequence TTGATTATGGAACACATTGACTCAGTGAAAAAGAGTAAAATAAAAATACATCTACCCAGCATTAATTCTGAATCCCTTCTGCTGGGAATACTTCTGGCAACAGTTGGAGGATTTTTGGATGCCTATACCTATATTGGCAGGGGTGGCGTTTTTGCTAATGCTCAAACAGGAAATCTTGTTTTAGTTGCCATAGAAGCTGTTAATAAGAACTATAGACAGTCTTTAATACAGGCATTGCCTATTTTTGCATTTATAATAGGAATTATGTTTTTTGAAATTATAAAAAAAAATTCATCTATTTTTTCCATAGGGCATCCTGAACGTTTTATTTTAATTATTGAAATAGTAATACTTTTTTTTGTAGGATTTGTGCCCTCTGGTGCTTTGAATACTATTGCAACTGTTACCATTTCCTTTGTTACTTCACTCCAATTTGCTTCCTTTAAAAAATTAGTTGATTCCCCATATGCCACAACCATGTGCACTGGTAATTTGCGTTCAGCTTCCATAGCTGCTTACACTGCTTTTACAAAAAAAGATCACAAATCAGCTATAAAGTCACTTCGCTACTTTGCAATTGTATTATCGTTTTTATTAGGAGCTTTTTGCGGCGGTTTTCTAACTTCTTTTATTGGGCCTCACGCAGTATGGGCTTCTGATATCCTATTGATATTTTCTCTGATTTTATTGCATATAGAAAATATAAATGTGCCTTCACTAGGTTGA
- a CDS encoding LysR family transcriptional regulator: MDFHQLEYVIAIAEEKSISKVAKKLYISQPSLSQYIIRLENNLGVKLFDRTASSITLTFAGEQYIKTAKSILNLNKQLKMELSDIAGSKKGRLTIGIPNQAGRHILPLILPQFHRQFPQIEIDIEEDVTMQLEEMLINGKIDIAILNLPIQHDKFLYETISVERIFLVAPENHSICLRVESENQHELHFSCLQNENFIISKQGQRMRLIEDEIFQRAQFKPNIILEIENLDTAHRIAAAGMGLTFVPENVIWLLNTNKYDNYFLIDDMTFTLVIAYRPGEYLSKATREFITIVKKTMDLNSRMRINNNRIYRKIYT, encoded by the coding sequence ATGGATTTTCATCAATTAGAGTATGTGATAGCTATAGCAGAAGAAAAGAGTATTTCTAAAGTAGCAAAAAAATTGTATATATCTCAGCCTTCCTTAAGTCAGTATATTATAAGATTGGAGAATAATTTAGGGGTAAAATTATTTGATAGAACAGCGAGCTCTATTACTTTGACTTTTGCAGGAGAGCAATATATTAAAACAGCTAAAAGTATTCTCAATTTAAATAAACAATTAAAAATGGAACTTAGTGATATAGCTGGTTCAAAAAAAGGACGTCTTACAATTGGGATTCCAAATCAGGCAGGAAGACATATATTGCCATTAATATTGCCGCAATTTCATAGACAGTTTCCACAAATAGAAATAGATATTGAAGAAGATGTAACAATGCAATTAGAAGAAATGCTTATAAATGGTAAAATAGATATTGCCATATTGAATCTTCCAATACAGCATGATAAATTTTTATATGAGACTATATCCGTTGAAAGAATATTCCTTGTAGCTCCAGAAAATCACAGTATTTGTTTACGAGTAGAATCAGAAAATCAGCATGAGCTTCATTTTAGCTGTTTACAAAATGAAAATTTTATCATATCAAAACAAGGGCAGAGAATGAGACTTATTGAAGATGAAATATTTCAACGTGCACAATTCAAACCTAATATCATTCTTGAAATTGAAAATCTTGATACTGCACATCGTATTGCTGCTGCAGGTATGGGTTTAACCTTTGTGCCAGAAAATGTTATATGGCTTTTAAATACAAATAAATATGACAATTATTTCTTAATAGATGATATGACCTTTACACTTGTTATAGCTTATAGACCAGGAGAATATCTTTCAAAGGCAACCCGTGAATTTATTACTATTGTAAAGAAGACTATGGATTTAAATAGTAGGATGAGAATAAATAATAATAGAATTTATCGAAAAATTTATACTTAG
- a CDS encoding TetR/AcrR family transcriptional regulator, translating into MDKKLGRSRSEKTKTDILNASYDLLIENGFASITVEKIAEKAGVSKATIYKWRPNKAAVVIDAFLNATNEKLPIPDTGSTIEDMFIQVNNFVRFLMSKKGSVIAEIIAEGQFDPKLADIYRKAYFKPRRNISKEILERGILRGELRKDLNIELTMDLIWSPIFYRLLITGDALDDIFVRELINYAFEGIKLNS; encoded by the coding sequence ATGGATAAAAAATTAGGACGCTCTCGTAGTGAAAAAACAAAAACAGATATTCTTAATGCGTCATATGATTTATTAATAGAAAATGGTTTTGCATCAATAACTGTTGAAAAGATTGCTGAAAAAGCTGGAGTCAGCAAAGCTACTATTTATAAATGGCGGCCAAATAAAGCTGCTGTTGTTATTGATGCTTTTCTAAATGCTACCAATGAGAAGCTGCCAATTCCTGATACAGGATCAACTATTGAGGATATGTTTATTCAGGTAAATAATTTTGTAAGATTTCTAATGAGCAAGAAGGGAAGTGTAATTGCTGAAATAATAGCTGAAGGACAGTTTGATCCAAAACTGGCTGATATATACCGTAAGGCGTATTTTAAGCCACGTCGAAATATTTCAAAAGAAATTTTGGAACGCGGAATTTTAAGAGGGGAATTGAGAAAGGATTTGAATATAGAGTTGACTATGGATTTAATTTGGTCCCCAATATTCTATAGACTCCTTATAACTGGAGATGCACTTGATGATATTTTCGTAAGAGAATTAATAAATTATGCATTTGAAGGGATCAAGCTAAATTCTTAG
- a CDS encoding flavodoxin family protein produces the protein MKVVAFNGSPAKAGNTYHGIKIVIDELEKEGIETEIVHVGNKPIRGCIACKNCTKNKNGKCVITTDPVNEWIEKMKEADGIILGSPVHYSAIAGAMKSFLDRAFRVAEANDSMLRHKVGAAVVAVRRAGGIPTFDQLNNYINHSEMLIPTSNYWNVINGTAPGEAMQDEEGIQIMRILGKNMAWLMKLIENGEGIVKKPEMETKIFTNFIR, from the coding sequence ATGAAAGTTGTAGCTTTTAACGGAAGTCCTGCTAAAGCAGGAAATACTTATCATGGAATAAAAATAGTTATTGATGAACTTGAAAAAGAAGGTATAGAAACAGAAATAGTTCATGTAGGGAATAAACCTATTAGAGGATGTATTGCTTGTAAAAATTGTACAAAAAATAAAAATGGAAAGTGTGTTATTACTACTGATCCAGTTAATGAATGGATTGAAAAGATGAAGGAAGCTGATGGAATAATTTTAGGGTCACCAGTTCACTATTCAGCAATTGCTGGAGCAATGAAATCATTTTTAGACAGAGCTTTTCGTGTGGCAGAAGCCAATGATAGTATGTTAAGACATAAAGTTGGTGCAGCAGTAGTAGCAGTAAGACGTGCAGGTGGGATTCCAACCTTCGATCAGTTAAATAACTACATTAATCATTCTGAAATGCTTATACCAACTTCAAATTATTGGAATGTTATTAACGGGACAGCACCAGGGGAGGCAATGCAGGATGAAGAAGGTATTCAAATAATGAGGATACTGGGTAAAAATATGGCATGGCTTATGAAGCTTATTGAAAACGGTGAAGGAATTGTAAAGAAGCCTGAAATGGAAACAAAAATATTTACTAATTTTATTCGTTAA